One window of the Colletotrichum destructivum chromosome 4, complete sequence genome contains the following:
- a CDS encoding Putative short-chain dehydrogenase/reductase SDR, NAD(P)-binding domain superfamily has product MAALLPLRARHCLITGAYGGIGAAIATRFAAEGALVTLLGRKEDKLRDLCARLTPFPDSRLAPLSAATATSSPHVREDKPAHSYAVMDVSADSRDDAVLDGIWQRTGQIDVLVNAAGIAQFQLLQNTSSQTARELVDTNLMGTIFMSRYMAQRMKRRRADRDACIINIASLLAEKGSPGTSIYAASKAGIIGFTHALSVELGPLRIRANAIVPGYIETNMLASMSREPLEKRIPLGRLGRPDEVADAAVFLAQNTYANNCILNLDGGLSAV; this is encoded by the exons ATGGCCgccctccttcccctccgTGCCCGCCACTGCCTCATTACCGGCGCATACGGCGGTATCGGGGCAGCCATCGCCACccgcttcgccgccgagggcgccctcgtcacccTCCTCGGTCGCAAGGAGGACAAGCTGCGCGACCTCTGCGCCCGTCTGACACCCTTTCCTGACTCCCGCCTTGCCCCTCTGTCTGCCGCCACCGCTACATCTTCGCCTCACGTACGCGAGGATAAGCCCGCCCACTCCTACGCCGTCATGGACGTCTCCGCCGACagccgcgacgacgccgtcttgGATGGTATATGG CAACGTACGGGCCAAATAGATGTCCTAGTCAACGCGGCGGGTATTGCGCAATTCCAGCTGTTGCAAAACACCTCCTCGCAAACCGCGAGGGAGCTCGTGGACACTAACCTAATGGGCACAATCTTCATGTCGAGATACATGGCCCAGCGCATGAAGCGCAGGCGCGCAGACAGGGATG CTTGCATTATCAACATTGCGAGTCTGCTGGCCGAAAAGGGTAGTCCTGGCACCAGTATCTACGCAGCTTCGAAGGCCGGGATCATTG GCTTCACTCATGCCCTTTCTGTCGAGCTGGGACCACTACGCATCAGGGCCAATGCCATCGTCCCTGGCTACATAGAAACCAACATGCTTGCTT CAATGTCGAGGGAACCCCTCGAAAAACGAATTCCCCTTGGGCGTTTGGGCCGGCCCGACGAGGTGGCCGACGCTGCCGTCTTTCTTGCCCAAAACACTTATGCCAACAACTGCATCCTGAATCTGGACGGCGGGCTAAGTGCTGTCTGA
- a CDS encoding Putative THIF-type NAD/FAD binding, ubiquitin-activating enzyme, SCCH domain, ThiF/MoeB/HesA family — MDPTAEAGAAAAAATAPEATAPTPPATTTTAAAAPPPEQQQQPTQPQTSTVPVAQPPAQTTQQQRQQQQQQQQQRPPAVRPRDRFYQQSLGGSLNATVKKARVLMVGAGGIGCELLKNIVLTGYGEIHVVDLDTIDLSNLNRQFLFRHEHIKKSKALVAKDAAQPFNPKVKIIAHHANIKDSQFSVKWFRDFNIVFNALDNLEARRHVNRMCLAADVPLIESGTTGFNGNVQVIKKGITACYDCTTKETPKSFPVCTIRSTPSQPIHCIVWGKSYLLNEIFGTSEDESAFDNSADAENAQEIEELKKEAAALRAIRESLGTEAFPQLLFDKVFNTDIVRLASMEDMWKSRRKPEALDYKALSDQSKDALASKEDILKDGQNVWTLEQNFAVFVDSLDRLSKRMQELKKAHQDASGPGPIITFDKDDEDTLDFVTASANVRSTIFGIERKSRFDIKQMAGNIIPAIATTNAIVAGLCVLQSFKVLRGDFTQTKEVFISPHNPARLLNSSKYRAPNPDCPVCSVYQTSVFVDLSRATLKDLVEDFVRLELGYGDKEFAVNNDAGPLYDPDETENLPKKLSDLGINEDTFLTVIDEDDEEPFVNVVISILESKESLGDKPVKGLIADQKPMIPRKPKKETLVESNGTSEQNGKPTVDAEGESANLKRSRSDDGDGPSEAKKVKVATTSSDDVVIVDDSTGGAIVIDDD; from the exons ATGGATCCCACTGCTGAAGCAggcgctgctgcagctgccgCAACCGCGCCAGAGGCGACCGCGCCGACACCACccgcgacgacaacgacggccgccgctgcaccaccaccagagcaacagcaacaacccACGCAGCCGCAAACCTCCACGGTCCCCGTTGCGCAGCCGCCCGCGCAAACaacgcagcagcagcggcagcagcagcagcagcagcagcagcaaaggcCTCCTGCCGTCCGGCCGCGTGACCGGTTCTATCAGCAGTCACTCGGTGGATCGCTAAATGCCACTGTCAAGAAG GCACGCGTTTTGATGGTCGGCGCTGGCGGTATCGGATGCGAACTACTCAAAAACATTGTGCTCACTGGCTATGGCGAAATCCacgtcgtcgatctcgatACAATCGATCTGAGCAACCTCAACCGACAATTCCTCTTCCGACACGAGCACATCAAGAAGTCTAAGGCTCTG GTGGCCAAGGACGCAGCACAGCCCTTCAACCCCAAGGTCAAGATCATTGCGCACCATGCGAACATAAAGGATTCCCAGTTCAGTGTGAAATGGTTCCGGGACTTCAACATCGTTTTCAATGCGCTGGACAACCTCGAGGCCAGACGGCACGTCAACAGAATGTGCCTGGCTGCGGATGTCCCCCTGATCGAGAGCGGCACGACTGGGTTCAACGGCAATGTTCAGGTTATCAAGAAGGGAATTACCGCATGCTACGACTGCACCACTAAGGAGACGCCCAAGTCCTTCCCGGTCTGCACCATCCGAAGCACGCCGAGTCAGCCCATCCACTGTATTGTCTGGGGCAAGAGCTATCTGCTTAACGAGATTTTCGGAACGAGCGAAGACGAGTCCGCGTTCGATAACTCAGCCGATGCCGAGAATGCCCAGGAGATTGAGGAACTGAAGaaagaggccgccgccctcagAGCGATTCGCGAATCACTGGGCACCGAAGCCTTTCCTCAGCTTCTATTCGACAAGGTATTCAACACGGACATCGTGCGATTGGCGTCTATGGAGGACATGTGGAAGTCCAGACGCAAGCCGGAGGCCCTCGACTACAAAGCCCTTTCGGACCAGTCGAAGGACGCCCTTGCCTCGAAGGAGGATATTCTCAAGGACGGACAGAATGTGTGGACACTGGAGCAGAATTTCGCAGTTTTCGTCGACAGCCTGGATCGGTTGAGCAAGCGCATGCaggagctgaagaaggcTCATCAAGACGCATCCGGTCCGGGTCCTATAATCACATTCGAtaaggatgacgaggacaCTTTGGATTTCGTAACGGCCAGTGCCAATGTTCGATCAACCATATTCGGCATCGAGCGCAAGTCTCGCTTCGATATCAAGCAGATGGCCGGCAACATCATCCCAGCCATTGCGACGACCAATGCAATTGTTGCGGGACTGTGTGTCCTTCAATCATTCAAGGTGCTGAGAGGCGACTTCACTCAGACCAAGGAG GTGTTCATCTCTCCTCACAACCCTGCTCGTTTGCTCAACTCGAGCAAGTACCGGGCTCCCAACCCAGATTGCCCAGTATGCAGTGTATATCAGACGAGCGTATTCGTCGACCTGTCTAGAGCCACGCTCAAGGATCTCGTCGAAGACTTTGTTCGCCTGGAGCTTGGGTACGGCGATAAGGAGTTCGCCGTGAATAACGACGCAGGTCCGCTTTACGACCCAGATGAGACGGAAAACCTGCCCAAAAAGCTCAGCGACCTTGGCATCAACGAAGATACCTTCCTCACCGTTatcgatgaggacgatgaagagcCCTTTGTCAATGTCGTCATCAGCATCCTGGAATC CAAGGAGTCCTTAGGAGACAAGCCTGTCAAGGGCTTGATTGCGGATCAGAAACCCATGATCCCTCgcaagcccaagaaggagaCCCTAGTGGAGTCGAATGGTACAAGCGAGCAGAATGGCAAGCCTACTGTCGACGCTGAAGGAGAATCGGCAAACCTCAAGCGGTCTCGgtcggacgacggcgatgggcCAAGTGAAGCGAAGAAGGTCAAGGTTGCCACGACAAGCAGCGACGACGTGGTCATTGTGGATGATTCGACAGGTGGAGCAatcgtcatcgacgacgactga
- a CDS encoding Putative queuosine salvage protein family, translating to MSDDEADPELLALLRQHFQGKLNIDDEPETGVLEGAEFVYDNSIDVAIDMRSTKRAAATIYAQMEQKQYSTSTWAEHELHPKAKDEATAAFVFTMDLLNFCFWSEKPDDERFAVEYRGRTWTGYWSMVASLQRALDEDIPITSPDFWQSEDECTMELMRHVFRSKTDEEMPLLEERLACLREAGTVLYEMYNCSVTKLIEAANGSAARLVNLLARDFDCFRDEHKFEGRRKPVRILKRAQILVADIWACFGGEGIGAFRDIDKITMFADYRVPQILNTMGCLYYSPSLATAIVDKRVIESGSRLELQMRACSIWCVELIKREIQREHPGTSVNAILIDFFLYDTMKELEAAGTETVGHHRTRSIWY from the exons AtgtccgacgacgaggccgatcCAGAGCTcctggccctcctccgccagcattTCCAGGGCAAGCTCAATATCGACGATGAGCCGGAGACgggcgtcctcgagggcgccgaatTCGTTTACGACAACTCCATCGATGTTGCCATCGACATGAGGTCCACCAaacgcgccgccgccaccatctACGCCCAGATGGAGCAAAAGCAGtactcgacctcgacctggGCCGAGCACGAGCTGCAtcccaaggccaaggacgaggccaccgccgccttcgtcttcaCCATGGACCTGCTCAACTTCTGCTTCTGGTCCGAGaagcccgacgacgagaggTTTGCCGTCGAGTACCGTGGCAGGACGTGGACTGGCTACTGGAGCATGGTTGCCTCGCTGCAGCGCGCTCTCGATGAGGACATTCCCATCACCAGCCCCGACTTTTGGCAAAGCGAGGACGAGTGCACCATGGAGCTCATGAGGCATGTTTTCCGCtccaagacggacgaggagatgcCCTTGCTCGAGGAGCGCCTGGCATGCCTGCGCGAAGCCGGCACCGTGCTGTACGAGATGTACAATTGCAGCGTCACGAAgctcatcgaggccgccaacgGCTCCGCCGCTAGGCTCGTCAATCTCCTCGCCCGGGACTTTGACTGTTTCCGTGATGAGCACAAGTTTGAGGGCCGTCGGAAACCCGTGAGAATTCTCAAGAGGGCGCAGATCCTCGTGGCAGACATTTGGGCGTGCTTTGGCGGTGAGGGCATCGGTGCCTTCAGGGATATTGACAAGATTACAATGTTCGCCGACTACCGCGTTCCACAAATCCTCAACACCATGGGCTGTCTGTATTATAGCCCTTCGCTGGCGACGGCTATCGTTGACAAGCGAGTCATCGAGAGTGGATCGAGGCTGGAGTTGCAGATGAGAG CGTGCAGTATCTGGTGCGTCGAGCTCATCAAGCGGGAGATCCAGAGGGAGCATCCCGGAACAAGCGTCAACGCCATTCTGATTGATTTCTTCCTATATGATACCATGAAGGAGCTGGAGGCCGCCGGTACAGAGACGGTAGGCCATCACCGTACGAGAAGCATATGGTACTAG
- a CDS encoding Putative DNA polymerase delta, subunit 4: protein MPTTRRSTGGARARSGPTRGQSTISFSHRVSKPVPKDQKKATLASAVGRADIGKQVQKAEEETDEIHLDKPATPETEEAKVEEDVPEKSKSVVRAEKINDAQINKYWKSVEAQRIAPRVHQGDVSLAEKVLRYFDVSSQYGPCIGLQRMKRWKRAERLGLNPPIEVLAVLLKEEEKGNSLERAHMDELMSSTVMGPA, encoded by the exons ATGCCTACTACCCGAAGATCAACTGGAGGAGCCCGAGCCAGATCTGGCCCGACTCGGGGCCAGTCGACCATCAGCTTTTCTCACAGAGTGTCCAAGCCCGTACCAAAGGATCAGAAGAAGGCCACCCTTGCTTCCGCTGTCGGTAGGGCAGACATCGGCAAGCAAGTCCAGAAGGCGGAAGAAGAGACCGACGAGATCCACCTCGACAAGCCTGCGACTCCTGAgaccgaggaggccaaggtTGAGGAGGACGTTCCCGAGAAGTCGAAGTCTGTAGTCAGGGCCGAGAAAATCAATGACGCCCAGATCAACAAGTACTGGAAATCGGTCGAGGCCCAGCGCATCGCACCGAGAGTTCATCAGGGTGACGTGAGTTTAGCAGAGAAGGTGCTGCGGTATTTTGATGTCAGCTCGCAGTATGGT CCCTGCATTGGTCTGCAGCGCATGAAGCGTTGGAAGCGGGCTGAGAGACTGGGCCTCAACCCACCCATAGAGGTCCTTGCCGTGTTgctcaaggaggaggagaagggaaaCTCTCTCGAGCGGGCGCACATGGATGAACTCATGAGCTCGACGGTAATGGGACCCGCTTGA